A region of the Helicobacter pylori NQ4053 genome:
AATACGCAAAAAGAAACCATCAAATTTTTTGGTGGTGGTAATTTTGAGAACATAGAAAGCTTTAAAAGAAGTCCTAAAGCCGATTTTTTGTTGGATAATCATTTATTGCTAGAAGTTCAAAGTGGGTTTCAAGGGATCAATGATATTAAAGAACATAAAGTTTTAGAGGCTAAAAGGCGTTTGATAACGGATAAAATTCCTACTATTGTGGTGCATTTTGACCTGTTTAACGGGCAAGTGGCGTGCGTAGAAATTTCTAAAATCAAAGACAATGATTTGAATTGGATAACCCGCCAACAAATGGAAGGGCAGAGCGTTTTTAATATTTCGCAAAACTTTTTTGATTACAAAATTACAGAAATACCTAATAAGCCGCTTTCATAAAAACCCATAATACAGCCTAAATAAAATACAAGATAATAGTATTAAAAAGGTGGTAGGTGGATTGAATGTCCGTTATTTTTTGCTTGACATTCAGCGTGAGTGTGTGCGCCTCAAATAAGATGGCGAGTGATTTTGAGTAGGCGCACATAAAAGTTTTAAACAAAAATTTTACTTCCCCCTTATATTTTGATTTGCCTTAGCCTTTTTATTGCCTTCTGCTAAAAGTGATCCCATAAACTTCATTCCTGATTTGAAACAAGGGATCAGTAGGGGCTTCTACGCCTTTGGGGAGATCAGCTGGGAAATACACGTCTTTATTGCAACCCGTTCCTTCGTATTTTTCAACTTTCAAGGTCCCTACTAATAATTCCTTGTGTTTGCCTTTCCAAAGCGCGGTCGTGTCGTTAGTGGCATCATTTTTATTCGCAAACACCAGATACATTTGGTATTCTATGGGCTTAGTTTTAAGGTGTTGTTGGAATGCAGAGAGCAGATAATTTGAATCTTTTTGCTTTAATTCTTGGGGGTTAAGATACTTAACGCCCTCTTTAGGCACAAATTTCCATCTCGCAGATAATAATTCCTCTTTCTTATCTTTAAACCTGAACGCATGCACGCTGTAATAAGGCGTGTTAGCCACGCTTGAGCTAATCCCTATCGTTTTCATATAGGTGGCAAAATTCCTATAAGAGAGGACTTCTTCGTAAAGCTTTTTGATTCTTGCTTCATCTACCTTGCCATTTTTAGGAATCCTCATCTCAAAAAATTGAGCGAATTCGTTAGGGTTTTTGGCAAAATTGATTTCTGTATTGAGCATCACCATTGTCCAGCTAGCGTTTTGATTTTCCAATTTTAACGCCATTCCCCTAACTTTGCTTTTATCGTCCATTGCCACGCCCCCTAAAGAATACC
Encoded here:
- a CDS encoding catalase family peroxidase: MKKISLSLCLVLSLGFLKAHEVSAEEIADIFYKLNAKEPKMKINHTKGFCAKGVFLPNVQAKKDLDVPLLNEKEIPASVRYSLGGVAMDDKSKVRGMALKLENQNASWTMVMLNTEINFAKNPNEFAQFFEMRIPKNGKVDEARIKKLYEEVLSYRNFATYMKTIGISSSVANTPYYSVHAFRFKDKKEELLSARWKFVPKEGVKYLNPQELKQKDSNYLLSAFQQHLKTKPIEYQMYLVFANKNDATNDTTALWKGKHKELLVGTLKVEKYEGTGCNKDVYFPADLPKGVEAPTDPLFQIRNEVYGITFSRRQ